The Megalobrama amblycephala isolate DHTTF-2021 linkage group LG20, ASM1881202v1, whole genome shotgun sequence genome includes a window with the following:
- the LOC125255091 gene encoding somatostatin receptor type 2, with protein METAVPLGMFYDNVSVLDLDGAAINNVYIQEDFDAFSITMAVMYLAVCIVGLAGNSLVIITILKLDKMSSATTVYIFNLALADGLFMVGLPFIAIQNFQDQWIFGDAVCKLVMVLDGINQFTSVFCLTVMSVDRYMALVDPLRFARWRTPRRAKIIAALMWFISLFPVLPMAIHFSANYGLCTVDPHVASDTWWLTFLSYTFVLGFALPFTVMIVFYTALLVTLRNTTSSLESHRLEKQVTKMVVAVVLVFGVCWLPFYVFNFCSLHQTDLALDFTRGFEFVVLLSYSWSCANPILYACLSETFRRHFHALLCPHKSSPTHCDRDTEGYVLHDTNVQA; from the coding sequence ATGGAAACCGCGGTACCTTTGGGAATGTTTTACGACAATGTGTCGGTTTTAGACCTGGATGGCGCTGCGATAAACAACGTTTACATCCAGGAGGACTTTGATGCTTTCAGCATCACCATGGCCGTAATGTACCTGGCAgtgtgcattgtgggattggcCGGGAACTCGCTGGTCATCATCACCATTCTGAAGCTGGATAAAATGTCTTCGGCGACCACCGTCTACATTTTCAACTTGGCTTTGGCTGATGGACTTTTCATGGTAGGACTCCCGTTTATTGCTATCCAAAACTTCCAGGACCAGTGGATCTTCGGAGATGCCGTATGTAAGCTGGTTATGGTTCTGGATGGCATCAATCAATTCACAAGCGTGTTCTGCCTGACGGTGATGAGCGTTGACCGCTATATGGCGCTTGTAGACCCGTTGCGCTTCGCTCGTTGGCGGACGCCGCGTCGGGCGAAGATCATCGCTGCATTAATGTGGTTTATCTCTCTATTTCCCGTTCTTCCCATGGCTATTCACTTTTCCGCCAACTACGGTTTGTGCACCGTTGACCCCCATGTTGCATCTGACACCTGGTGGTTGACCTTTCTCAGCTACACGTTTGTATTGGGCTTTGCCTTGCCCTTCACCGTAATGATTGTGTTTTACACAGCGCTGTTGGTGACTCTGAGAAACACCACTTCTTCACTGGAGAGCCACCGGCTGGAGAAACAGGTAACCAAGATGGTGGTGGCGGTTGTGTTGGTGTTTGGCGTCTGCTGGCTGCCGTTCTACGTCTTCAACTTTTGCTCTCTGCACCAGACGGATTTGGCATTGGATTTCACTCGTGGCTTTGAGTTTGTGGTGCTGCTGTCGTATTCGTGGAGCTGCGCCAATCCAATACTGTATGCGTGTCTGTCAGAAACTTTTCGAAGGCATTTCCACGCCCTCCTCTGTCCCCACAAGAGCTCACCGACACACTGTGACAGAGACACCGAGGGGTACGTCCTGCACGACACTAACGTACAAGCTTAG